The window GCCTCGTGCGCTGCGATCCGGCCGTTGCCCGAATCCGCATTTCCGGGGCTTTCCCGCTGGACGACAGCCGTCGTGCGCTGAGCATGCTTGCCCTGACGTATCCGGTAAAAGTGACGACGCACTTCGGTGGGTATTGGGTGACCCTGTCACCGGCCTGACCTGCTCGAAAAAATATTTGCAAAGAGGTGATACTTTTTTCGCGCTGGGCTGGCAAGGGAAGACACACCCCGTTTCTCTTGCCGACAGGATCACTTCTCACATGCCCGTTGAACGCGCTTTACGCCTCACGCCGCCCTTTCGCCATGCGATCTTCAGCTTGATGATCGGCGGCGCCTGCACCCAGGTGTGGGCAGCACAACCGTCATCCATTACCGATACGCGCAGCTATCAGATCCCGGCAGGCCCGCTGGGGCAAACCCTGTCGCGCTTCGCCGCCGACAGCCGCATCGCCTTGTCATTCGATCCGGCCCTCACCGATGGCCTGCAAAGTCCCGGATTGTCCGGCTCCTATTCGGCGCTTGACGCACTGACCCGGCTGTTGAACGGCACCGGCCTGGAAATGACCCAACGCGCCGACGCCAGCTACACCCTCGTGCGCTCGGCCAACACCGGCGCCCTGCAACTGGGCGCGACCTCGATCACCAGCCAGCTGTTGGGCGTCACCACCGAAGACACCCACTCCTACACCACCAACGAAGTCAGCATCGGCAAGGGCAACATCAAGCTCAAGGACATCCCGCAGTCGGTGTCGGTGGTCACGCGCCAGCGCATGGACGACCAGAACATGAACAGCCTGCAAGACGCCATGCGCCAGGTCACCGGGGTCACGATCAAGACCTACAACTCCGGTTCCAGCCTCAATGACGTCTATATGCGCGGCTTCCTCGTGGATCAGGTGCAGGTCGACGGCGTCTCGCAACCCACCGGCCAGGGCGACATGGCCACCGCGTTCGATCTGGCGATGTACGACCGGGTCGAAGTGTTGCGCGGTCCATCGGGCCTGTATCAAGGGGCCGGCGAACCCGGCGGGACGATCAACGTGGTGCGCAAGCGCGCCCTCAATACCTTCGCCCTCGGCGGCGAACTGGCCGCCGGTTCGTATGACCACTACCGATCCTCGGTGGACGTCACCGGGCCGCTGAACGATGCGGGCACCGTGCGCGGGCGTTTCATTACTGCTTACGAGAACAACAAATCCTTCGTCGACTACGCCCAGAATGAACGCCCGATGGTCTACGGTCGCCTGGAATTCGACCTCGATCCGTCCACCACCCTGTCGGTCGGCGGCGCTTACCAGCAAAACCATTCCACTCCGGCTTTCGGTTTGCCGGCCTACGCCAACGGCAAGTTGCTGGACGTGCCGCGCTCAACCTTCGTCGATGCCAAGTGGAACGAACTGAACGAGAAAGTCTGGGAAACCTTCGCCGAAGTCGATCACGCCCTCGACAACGGTGGCCAGTTCAAGACCACCCTCACCTACCGCGATGCCGAAACACCCAAGCGTAACTTCACCTGGGCCGACGGCGCGGTCGATCCCGAAACCGGCGACAGCTGGGCCGTGGCGTACAACTACTACACGCACATCAAAACCATCGGCGCCGACAGTTTCGTCACCACGCCATTCGAAGCCCTTGGTCGCAGCCATGAATTCACCGTGGGCGCCGAATACCAGCACCTCGACAAAGACTTCACCTACGGCGGTGGCGACTATTTCCCGATCAACGTCTTCGATCCGGGCAGCATCGACATCCCGAAGCAGGATTACGTGAAGAAC of the Pseudomonas sp. MAG733B genome contains:
- a CDS encoding TonB-dependent siderophore receptor — its product is MPVERALRLTPPFRHAIFSLMIGGACTQVWAAQPSSITDTRSYQIPAGPLGQTLSRFAADSRIALSFDPALTDGLQSPGLSGSYSALDALTRLLNGTGLEMTQRADASYTLVRSANTGALQLGATSITSQLLGVTTEDTHSYTTNEVSIGKGNIKLKDIPQSVSVVTRQRMDDQNMNSLQDAMRQVTGVTIKTYNSGSSLNDVYMRGFLVDQVQVDGVSQPTGQGDMATAFDLAMYDRVEVLRGPSGLYQGAGEPGGTINVVRKRALNTFALGGELAAGSYDHYRSSVDVTGPLNDAGTVRGRFITAYENNKSFVDYAQNERPMVYGRLEFDLDPSTTLSVGGAYQQNHSTPAFGLPAYANGKLLDVPRSTFVDAKWNELNEKVWETFAEVDHALDNGGQFKTTLTYRDAETPKRNFTWADGAVDPETGDSWAVAYNYYTHIKTIGADSFVTTPFEALGRSHEFTVGAEYQHLDKDFTYGGGDYFPINVFDPGSIDIPKQDYVKNNGNWSKSDQYGLYTRAKINVTDWLDVIGGSRVTWYESDAKNANAFFNNFGSAHTSINRKVVPYGAIIGKLTPELSAYASYTGVFKPQSELGSDNTPIGPREGEQYEIGLKREFFDGRLNASVAVFRIYDENRAEYDNATAAYKAQGKARSQGWETELSGNLSDNWSIVTGYAFTSTEYLKSDDGNEGKTFSTITPKHNFNLWTKYEFTDGPLKDFSVGGGVRVVSDTYYQREVKFEQSGYGIATAQVGYKINDNLSTTLTANNLFDRKYYDRVDASWGTNFYGDPRTLTLAVRAQY